The following coding sequences lie in one Methanobacterium alcaliphilum genomic window:
- a CDS encoding CHASE4 domain-containing protein produces MTLRKKTMLILVLLIFTMIISFYLISETIFLSKTLEDENRNANMIMNNTLCSLNNNFIDLNNTANDWSQYDEAYYFVKYDTDGFISRSLSLKTFTKLNVNLIIFTNANGKILYAKSADWKNNKFLTLPNNLHQKLEDHDLIISKNKTESSGYISLNGTPMMIVAKPIFKSDGKGPAVGTLIMGRYLNSYDLKSFSNYNNISISPLTYNKVLNNAKKERSQSVVIIQNQEKNALHVYTSLKGTSGEPSLLIKMELPRLVFKNYKKTIFILTLYLIIIGIITIFAIYLLFDRDLMQRIEKISSSIQKISKTKNLSGRIPLSGSDELTDFAKSINCALNSFQMSQKELCKNKDVYKTIFENSGTVMIIVDKDMDIKLFNNEFNKKFDPNQNNFLQLLPKDHLEKIKEVTNPHNKQMLSCELKLITKENTLKYFFTTFSFFQFSNEILISLMDINDIKATDLKIKTSLEEKELLLREIHHRVKNNLQVISALLRLQASSFKDPLLLQKYKETDRRIHTISLIHERLCRSKDISKIDIKSYIQNLTTDLIYSLGFNPKNLKLILDVDDSNLNLETVMPLGLIINELVSNSLQHAFPNKSSPEIRIILKKIKGREFQLKICDNGIGLPSDLDWVNINSLGLRLVKELVIQIKGEMNFKSNKGVCFSIKFSEVDPPY; encoded by the coding sequence TTTAAATAACAATTTTATTGATTTAAACAACACAGCAAATGATTGGTCTCAATATGACGAAGCATACTATTTTGTAAAATATGATACTGATGGTTTCATATCCCGCAGCTTATCCCTGAAAACATTTACTAAATTGAATGTTAATCTAATAATTTTTACTAATGCAAATGGAAAGATATTATATGCCAAATCGGCTGATTGGAAGAATAATAAATTTTTAACACTGCCCAATAATTTACATCAAAAATTAGAAGATCATGATCTTATAATTTCAAAAAATAAAACTGAATCTTCAGGTTATATCTCCTTAAATGGCACACCTATGATGATAGTTGCAAAACCTATTTTTAAAAGTGACGGGAAAGGTCCTGCAGTAGGAACATTGATTATGGGAAGATATCTGAATTCTTATGATTTAAAATCATTTTCCAATTACAATAATATTTCCATAAGTCCCCTTACTTATAATAAAGTTTTAAATAATGCTAAAAAGGAGAGATCTCAAAGTGTGGTTATTATTCAAAATCAGGAGAAAAATGCGTTACATGTTTACACTTCATTAAAAGGAACATCAGGAGAACCCAGTCTATTGATCAAAATGGAATTGCCGCGTTTAGTATTCAAAAACTATAAAAAAACAATTTTTATTCTAACTTTATACTTAATTATAATTGGAATTATTACCATATTTGCTATCTATCTACTTTTTGACAGGGATTTGATGCAAAGAATTGAAAAAATTTCATCCAGTATCCAAAAAATAAGCAAAACAAAAAATTTATCTGGTAGAATTCCATTGTCCGGTTCAGATGAATTAACTGATTTTGCAAAATCAATTAATTGTGCATTAAATTCTTTCCAGATGTCACAGAAAGAACTCTGTAAAAATAAAGACGTTTACAAAACAATTTTTGAAAATTCTGGAACAGTGATGATTATTGTGGATAAAGATATGGATATAAAACTTTTTAATAATGAATTTAATAAGAAATTTGATCCAAATCAAAATAATTTTCTTCAGTTGCTACCTAAAGACCATCTGGAAAAAATCAAGGAAGTTACAAATCCACACAACAAACAAATGTTAAGCTGTGAATTAAAGTTAATTACTAAAGAAAATACTCTCAAATACTTTTTTACTACATTTAGCTTTTTTCAATTTTCTAATGAAATATTAATATCATTAATGGATATAAATGACATTAAAGCAACAGATTTAAAAATTAAAACATCATTAGAAGAAAAAGAGTTATTGCTCAGAGAGATCCATCATCGGGTGAAAAATAATCTTCAGGTAATCTCTGCTTTACTAAGACTACAAGCAAGTAGCTTCAAAGATCCTCTGCTACTTCAAAAATATAAAGAGACTGACAGACGCATACATACCATCTCTCTGATCCATGAAAGGCTTTGCAGGTCAAAAGATATTTCAAAAATTGATATAAAGTCGTATATTCAAAATTTAACCACAGATCTTATTTATTCTTTGGGTTTTAATCCAAAAAACTTAAAACTTATTTTAGATGTAGATGATTCTAATCTCAATCTAGAAACAGTTATGCCACTAGGTCTTATCATTAACGAATTAGTCTCAAATAGTTTACAGCATGCTTTCCCCAATAAATCTTCTCCTGAAATTAGAATTATTCTTAAAAAAATAAAAGGAAGAGAATTTCAATTAAAGATCTGTGACAATGGAATCGGATTACCTTCTGATCTGGATTGGGTTAATATTAATTCTTTGGGACTACGACTGGTAAAAGAGTTAGTAATTCAGATCAAGGGGGAGATGAATTTTAAATCTAATAAAGGGGTTTGCTTTTCCATTAAGTTTTCTGAAGTAGATCCTCCTTACTAA
- a CDS encoding ABC transporter substrate-binding protein, giving the protein MEKTIFIIGTAMLILLIIGTTHNYLTEGSRIIYVGYLPSSHQAALFAADELELFDKNNLSVQLVPFSSGAEMVKALEQEKIDIGYCGITPVTAAIDKGYSLKIVAPVNLEGSGIVNAENSNIEKASDLENTTVAIPKNGSIQDLLLHIYLKNNHVNFSNINITESEVPMMPFGLQEDSYDSYVAWEPFVSIGKDLEIGKVLVYSQDIWPNHPCCIIVTSENFIKNKPLTLSKFLKVHVQSTQYIIDYPEKNIYFLSKKMGTLDEVEMESLNHIKFVALPNTEFKTNIMQMIQFQKEMGYINNNLSFNQVCNFNYIPSQ; this is encoded by the coding sequence ATGGAAAAAACCATTTTTATTATTGGAACTGCTATGCTGATTTTATTAATCATAGGCACTACTCATAACTACCTTACAGAAGGGTCTCGTATAATATATGTGGGTTACCTACCCAGCAGCCACCAGGCAGCATTATTTGCAGCTGACGAACTAGAATTATTTGATAAAAATAATTTATCAGTTCAATTAGTTCCTTTTAGTTCAGGCGCTGAAATGGTTAAAGCATTAGAACAGGAAAAGATTGATATAGGCTATTGTGGGATAACCCCTGTAACAGCAGCTATAGATAAAGGTTATTCACTTAAAATAGTAGCTCCTGTTAATTTGGAGGGTAGCGGTATAGTGAACGCAGAAAACTCCAATATTGAAAAGGCATCAGATTTAGAAAACACAACAGTTGCAATTCCCAAAAATGGATCAATACAAGACTTACTATTGCACATATACCTAAAAAATAACCATGTAAATTTTAGCAATATAAATATTACCGAATCAGAAGTGCCTATGATGCCTTTTGGATTGCAAGAAGACTCATATGATTCTTATGTTGCATGGGAACCTTTTGTATCAATAGGAAAAGACCTTGAAATTGGTAAGGTACTCGTCTACTCCCAAGACATCTGGCCCAATCATCCTTGTTGTATAATAGTAACCAGCGAAAATTTTATCAAAAATAAACCATTAACACTATCAAAATTCTTAAAAGTACATGTTCAATCAACCCAATATATTATTGATTATCCAGAAAAAAACATATATTTTCTATCTAAAAAAATGGGTACATTGGATGAGGTGGAAATGGAAAGTTTGAACCATATAAAATTCGTTGCACTACCAAATACGGAATTTAAAACAAATATAATGCAAATGATCCAATTCCAAAAAGAGATGGGATATATAAATAATAATTTATCATTTAATCAAGTATGTAATTTTAATTACATTCCATCACAATAA
- a CDS encoding serine dehydratase subunit alpha family protein: MEENKFIDILERELVTSLGCTEPISIAYAVALACKYAGGGLINKVKINASRNLIKNAMSVTIPGTHISEINLSSAYLAAALGIIKTDIEKNLEILEDLNKTDIEKAKELLSEGIISINLHDSQSKLFLEVITNTSTTEARIIIENTHTNVISIEVDGKSIEKTPHLTTRTEKVDEDLDFLDINTILEFIQNIDISKLNIIKKSIKINKKICKEGLKNSYGLQVGKSIELNKSNGFFSDDILSKVIAYTAAGSDARMSGCKLPAMSNSGSGNQGISATMPIVVVCEEMELPMEKEIRAVALSNLITIFIKSRLGRLSAVCGATISAMGACCGITYLLGGGRKEIDSSLQIMMANITGMICDGAKSGCALKISTCTFAAIHSSLLALNGTSISCQEGIIECDSSKTIENFCKLANNGMLYADKLILEMMLQKTYS; the protein is encoded by the coding sequence ATGGAAGAAAATAAATTCATTGATATTTTAGAAAGAGAACTCGTAACATCTCTTGGCTGTACTGAACCTATCTCCATTGCCTATGCGGTGGCTCTTGCATGTAAATACGCTGGAGGTGGTCTGATTAATAAAGTTAAAATTAATGCCAGCCGTAATTTAATAAAAAATGCAATGAGTGTAACTATTCCTGGAACCCACATCAGTGAAATAAATCTCTCCTCAGCATATCTTGCAGCAGCTTTGGGAATTATAAAGACAGATATCGAAAAGAATCTGGAAATATTAGAAGATCTAAATAAAACAGATATCGAAAAAGCCAAAGAGTTGCTTAGTGAAGGGATAATAAGCATAAATTTACATGATTCACAATCAAAACTCTTTTTAGAAGTAATTACAAACACCAGCACCACTGAAGCAAGAATAATAATTGAAAATACCCATACTAATGTTATTTCAATAGAAGTCGATGGAAAATCAATTGAAAAAACACCTCACCTAACTACTCGAACTGAAAAAGTAGATGAAGACCTTGATTTTTTAGATATAAATACGATTTTAGAGTTTATTCAAAATATTGATATTTCAAAGCTCAATATTATAAAAAAAAGTATAAAAATTAATAAAAAAATTTGTAAGGAAGGACTTAAGAACTCATATGGATTGCAAGTAGGTAAAAGTATTGAACTAAATAAATCCAATGGCTTTTTCTCAGATGATATCCTATCAAAAGTTATTGCTTATACTGCAGCAGGATCTGATGCCCGAATGTCTGGATGTAAATTGCCTGCTATGAGTAACTCAGGAAGTGGTAATCAGGGCATCTCAGCTACCATGCCTATAGTCGTGGTTTGTGAAGAAATGGAATTACCCATGGAAAAGGAAATTAGAGCAGTTGCTTTGAGTAACCTTATTACGATCTTTATTAAATCACGTTTAGGTCGATTGTCAGCAGTTTGCGGTGCTACTATTTCTGCCATGGGTGCTTGTTGTGGTATAACTTACCTTCTAGGTGGTGGAAGAAAAGAAATTGACTCATCACTTCAAATCATGATGGCCAATATTACAGGAATGATTTGTGACGGTGCAAAATCAGGGTGTGCCTTAAAAATATCAACCTGCACATTTGCAGCTATTCATTCATCATTACTTGCATTAAATGGCACCTCCATCAGCTGTCAAGAAGGTATAATTGAATGCGATTCTTCTAAGACCATAGAAAACTTTTGTAAATTGGCAAATAATGGAATGTTATATGCAGATAAATTAATCCTGGAAATGATGCTTCAAAAAACTTACTCATAA
- a CDS encoding MFS transporter, with amino-acid sequence MVSGYDIKSKMDNININKTVLIVLSVSMAVFVWSFSAGTVNIALPTISQYMDISTYLVSWVVIVHLLILTSFMLIFGRLGDIIGLRKVFLMGICVFTVSSYLCGISIDFVQLLLFRGLQGLGSAMLLSISPALISKHLNPNFQAKGFAAISAATTIALAAGYGAGGLTLQYCDWNWVFLIVVPLGIIAFILNFFFIPPDTFHEKKLDFDLVGAFLILIVMVILILSIYVAKDMGLTSKWFIGGICFDFILFSGLIHWENKQKYPIFDLNLLKDSKLLLPLLAAFLITLVFMGTIFLVPFYLDLIMGYSTAFSGILILIPTLLVLIAGPLSGVITDKFGSKIPTVISCIFLLISLGFFILTDPTTGIIFILIALSTRFLSEGFFAPANNKQIMKNGYKGNRGSISSLMNTSKYMGIILGVVIFDAIFESTIVQQTTNLANMPVTGALHLAAPVSVLLSGFQNAFLLGLTISLSVLVMVLLSRQWEG; translated from the coding sequence ATGGTATCTGGATATGATATTAAATCAAAAATGGATAATATTAATATAAATAAAACAGTTTTGATAGTTCTTTCTGTTTCAATGGCTGTTTTTGTTTGGTCATTCAGTGCGGGAACAGTAAATATAGCGCTGCCAACAATCTCTCAGTATATGGACATAAGCACTTATCTTGTTTCATGGGTAGTGATAGTTCATTTACTAATATTAACCAGTTTCATGCTGATTTTTGGTAGATTGGGCGACATTATTGGCCTTAGAAAAGTTTTCTTAATGGGAATCTGTGTCTTCACAGTTAGTTCTTACCTATGTGGTATTTCTATTGATTTTGTACAATTATTATTATTTAGGGGATTGCAGGGTTTGGGTTCTGCAATGTTATTATCAATATCTCCAGCACTAATTTCAAAACATTTAAATCCGAATTTCCAGGCTAAAGGTTTTGCAGCTATATCTGCAGCAACCACAATAGCTTTAGCTGCAGGATATGGGGCTGGTGGTTTAACGCTTCAGTATTGTGACTGGAATTGGGTTTTTTTAATTGTTGTTCCACTGGGGATTATAGCATTTATCTTAAACTTTTTTTTCATACCGCCTGATACATTTCATGAAAAAAAATTAGATTTTGATTTAGTAGGTGCTTTTTTAATACTTATTGTAATGGTGATTTTAATATTGTCAATATATGTTGCAAAAGACATGGGCTTGACATCTAAATGGTTTATCGGAGGGATTTGTTTTGATTTTATTCTTTTTTCAGGATTAATACATTGGGAAAATAAACAAAAGTACCCTATCTTTGATTTAAATCTTTTAAAAGATAGTAAATTACTTTTACCTTTATTAGCTGCATTTTTAATAACACTGGTGTTCATGGGGACAATATTTTTGGTTCCATTTTATCTGGATTTGATAATGGGTTACAGCACTGCTTTCTCAGGTATTTTAATTTTAATACCTACTTTATTAGTCCTCATTGCAGGACCTCTTTCTGGTGTAATCACAGATAAATTTGGATCAAAAATACCCACAGTCATTTCCTGCATTTTTCTCCTGATATCTTTAGGTTTTTTCATATTAACAGACCCAACTACAGGTATAATCTTTATTTTAATTGCTTTATCTACTAGATTTTTATCAGAAGGATTTTTTGCGCCGGCTAATAATAAACAAATAATGAAAAATGGTTATAAAGGTAATAGAGGGTCTATATCTAGTTTAATGAATACTTCCAAATATATGGGAATTATACTGGGTGTTGTAATATTTGACGCAATTTTTGAGTCAACTATCGTTCAACAAACTACTAATCTTGCGAATATGCCTGTCACAGGTGCGCTTCACCTTGCAGCTCCAGTTTCAGTACTTTTAAGTGGATTTCAAAATGCATTTCTTTTAGGATTGACTATCAGTCTATCTGTTTTAGTTATGGTTCTCCTCTCCAGGCAGTGGGAGGGATAA
- a CDS encoding response regulator gives MADEKILIVEDERILALGLKKKLQKLGFNVTHTVSSGEDAVKSVKENKPDLILMDIVLQGELDGIDAAKMIINMHNIPIIYLTAYADDETIERAVKTYPYGYLMKPYKERELKANIEMALKKFQAEKESFMDFEDVYVDITSFIDQKDEVINHVLLKHYGVIGPLDVDISSEKIYVSAERSNKKAYTVFYELLNKLMSRYLKSEFEIVVYSKGDNICLEFPKM, from the coding sequence ATGGCAGATGAAAAAATCTTAATCGTGGAAGATGAACGAATATTAGCTTTAGGTTTAAAGAAAAAGCTCCAAAAATTAGGTTTCAATGTGACCCATACTGTGTCTTCGGGAGAAGACGCTGTTAAAAGTGTTAAAGAGAATAAACCGGATCTAATCCTAATGGATATTGTACTTCAAGGAGAACTGGATGGGATAGATGCAGCTAAAATGATAATTAATATGCATAACATTCCAATCATATACTTAACTGCTTATGCAGATGATGAAACCATTGAAAGAGCTGTCAAAACATATCCTTATGGATATTTAATGAAACCTTATAAAGAAAGGGAACTTAAAGCAAATATTGAAATGGCTCTTAAGAAGTTTCAAGCCGAAAAAGAAAGTTTCATGGATTTTGAAGATGTTTATGTAGATATAACAAGTTTCATTGATCAAAAAGATGAAGTTATCAACCACGTCTTATTGAAACATTATGGTGTCATCGGCCCACTAGATGTGGACATCAGTTCAGAGAAAATTTATGTTTCAGCCGAGAGAAGCAATAAAAAAGCTTATACAGTTTTTTATGAACTTTTAAACAAATTAATGTCCCGATACCTAAAATCAGAGTTTGAAATTGTAGTTTATTCTAAAGGAGATAATATTTGTCTGGAATTTCCTAAAATGTGA